The proteins below come from a single Beutenbergia cavernae DSM 12333 genomic window:
- a CDS encoding carbohydrate ABC transporter permease, with the protein MTAVRTATPPSTAAVPSRSPRRRTRRRPWGAGAVISVVLLGSLLPLYWMVATALKPTTEQAAIPATLWPHEMTLEQFGAVFENGTIPAASVRSLGIAVATTIAVVVLGSLSAYAATHLRFRASSSLLSMSFVTQLLPQAATLVPVFIMWRQLGLMDSLPGITLVYVAFQLPVAVWIITGHFASVPREVVEAASVDGARPLTTLFRIVVPMAAPGVAAVAIWCVIGVWSELLFALVLLSSNNQTVPVALASVIGQHTTNWGYLLAAASIASLPPLLLFFLLQKYFADGISGAVKG; encoded by the coding sequence ATGACCGCCGTCCGCACCGCGACGCCCCCGAGCACGGCTGCCGTGCCCTCCCGCTCTCCTCGCCGGAGGACACGGCGGCGCCCGTGGGGCGCGGGCGCCGTCATCTCCGTGGTGCTCCTCGGTTCTCTGCTGCCGCTCTACTGGATGGTGGCCACAGCACTGAAGCCGACCACGGAGCAGGCGGCGATACCCGCCACGCTCTGGCCCCACGAGATGACGCTCGAGCAGTTCGGTGCCGTCTTCGAGAACGGCACCATTCCTGCCGCTTCCGTGCGGTCACTCGGGATTGCGGTCGCCACCACGATCGCGGTCGTCGTGCTCGGCTCCCTGTCCGCCTACGCGGCGACCCACCTGCGGTTCCGAGCGTCGTCGAGCCTGTTGTCCATGAGCTTCGTGACCCAGCTCCTGCCGCAGGCAGCGACGCTCGTGCCCGTCTTCATCATGTGGCGGCAGCTCGGGCTCATGGACTCCCTGCCCGGCATCACGCTCGTGTACGTCGCCTTCCAGCTCCCGGTCGCCGTCTGGATCATCACGGGGCACTTCGCATCGGTGCCCCGGGAGGTCGTGGAGGCGGCGAGCGTGGACGGAGCGCGGCCCCTCACGACGCTCTTCCGCATCGTCGTCCCGATGGCGGCACCGGGGGTGGCAGCCGTCGCGATCTGGTGCGTCATCGGGGTGTGGAGCGAGCTGTTGTTCGCACTCGTCCTGCTCAGCAGCAACAACCAGACGGTGCCCGTCGCGCTCGCGTCGGTGATCGGCCAGCACACCACCAACTGGGGCTACCTCCTCGCCGCGGCGAGCATCGCCTCCCTCCCACCGCTCCTGCTCTTCTTCCTGCTCCAGAAGTACTTCGCAGACGGCATCTCCGGCGCCGTCAAAGGCTGA
- a CDS encoding glycoside hydrolase, whose product MLDIDRISVIPTSHLDLFWLGDYRNCLARGDDLIRRYLDRAEESGDETFVVDTAIFAEHFLRTHPHYEPLVRRLLAEGRLEIGGAYIDRWENLVLGESIIRNIQIGRRWAKERLGIETRLAAHPDLPGLNAQTSQLYAQAGVEYYVTSRKVFHEGRIWRHVAPDGTALHMLTWPVHYVFVPFLPDSLEPTAEGLFTGGATLSHEDLRGRYPHGTVAMSGSAGDLTGPEDFITRYGKDQRAYIEQYRGGLPEVTIDYAVPATVMQPYLDDPVPLLEHTGSFPSVWGVAPDEEMRFFHRVRALERDLLDAETAAVLAAAAGRTPLPESASRWRGLYGEDAFFATDDLAPSGREFEWLWRMHVFTQDHNGGGEDGALSVFQKKVRHDRARVYAREVLAHAASSGGADRPLVLTTRFGGAELLVAEPELTMPLRTAVDALPADHWQEVASANGDARLALLADVPADIGLHELVTRAAADRLDVREDDDAVVVATAHTLVHIDRATGATTISDPATGTETTVAELPYAVRELGNDVTLATDESERTRATLDSVRMLSSGPLCAQVLLGWDLLGVRWRQVVTTWAHNGTVDVDIDVEWPALEDWQVRLPMLGGSPRSAVRYGTPFHGSDWDAVPDGSRPFQRDEISPEDRASYREVQHWVAGTLRPASGPLTVAVLTEHPAFRSHDGETSAVLLRTPASCGDRRLHWTNPGRTTWQFQFQLVPGDDPLVPARLADERWRAPRVVLGAAQPISVLGNAGDDVRVSALFLDEEGAACVRLVNQSETDAAVVLTGTLARDDVALVDLQGVVVGNAPSAGGRVNLTLPPWRVQTVRLARPA is encoded by the coding sequence GTGCTCGATATCGACCGCATCAGTGTCATCCCGACGTCCCACCTCGACCTGTTCTGGCTCGGCGACTACCGCAACTGCCTCGCGCGCGGCGACGACCTCATCCGGCGATACCTGGACCGGGCGGAGGAGTCAGGCGACGAGACGTTCGTCGTCGACACAGCGATCTTCGCGGAGCACTTCCTCCGGACCCACCCGCATTACGAACCGCTCGTGCGTCGGCTCCTGGCCGAAGGGCGCCTCGAGATCGGCGGCGCGTACATCGACAGGTGGGAGAACCTCGTTCTCGGCGAGTCCATCATCCGCAACATCCAGATCGGGCGCCGGTGGGCGAAGGAGCGCCTCGGGATCGAGACCCGGCTTGCCGCTCACCCCGACCTACCCGGTCTCAACGCCCAGACGTCGCAGCTGTATGCGCAGGCGGGCGTCGAGTACTACGTCACGTCGCGCAAGGTCTTCCACGAGGGACGGATCTGGCGTCACGTCGCACCCGACGGCACCGCGCTGCACATGCTGACGTGGCCGGTGCACTACGTCTTCGTCCCCTTCCTCCCCGACTCGCTCGAGCCGACGGCGGAGGGACTCTTCACAGGCGGAGCCACCCTCTCTCACGAGGACCTCCGCGGACGGTACCCGCACGGCACGGTTGCCATGTCCGGTTCAGCGGGCGACCTCACGGGGCCAGAGGACTTCATCACGCGGTACGGGAAGGACCAGCGCGCCTACATCGAGCAGTACCGGGGAGGGCTCCCGGAGGTGACGATCGACTACGCCGTCCCGGCAACGGTCATGCAGCCGTACCTTGACGACCCGGTGCCCCTCCTGGAGCACACGGGCAGCTTCCCCAGCGTGTGGGGCGTCGCACCCGACGAGGAGATGCGGTTCTTCCACCGTGTCCGTGCTCTCGAACGGGACCTGCTCGACGCGGAGACGGCCGCCGTGCTCGCGGCAGCCGCTGGCCGAACGCCGCTCCCGGAGAGCGCGAGCCGGTGGCGTGGCCTCTACGGCGAGGACGCCTTCTTCGCGACGGATGACCTCGCCCCGAGCGGGCGCGAGTTCGAGTGGCTCTGGCGGATGCACGTCTTCACCCAGGACCACAACGGGGGAGGCGAGGACGGCGCGCTCTCCGTCTTCCAGAAGAAGGTGCGCCACGATCGGGCCCGTGTCTACGCCCGCGAGGTGCTCGCGCACGCGGCCTCGTCCGGCGGCGCGGACCGACCGCTCGTGCTCACGACCCGGTTCGGGGGCGCCGAGCTGCTCGTCGCCGAGCCCGAGCTGACGATGCCGCTGCGTACCGCCGTGGACGCGCTCCCGGCTGACCACTGGCAGGAGGTTGCCTCGGCGAACGGGGATGCGCGCCTCGCCCTCCTGGCCGACGTCCCGGCCGACATCGGCCTGCACGAGCTCGTCACGCGGGCTGCGGCGGACCGGCTGGACGTCCGCGAGGACGACGACGCCGTGGTCGTCGCGACCGCCCACACTCTCGTGCACATCGACCGGGCCACCGGAGCGACCACCATCTCCGACCCTGCGACGGGCACCGAGACGACCGTCGCAGAGCTCCCGTACGCGGTCCGCGAGCTCGGGAACGACGTCACGCTCGCCACCGACGAGTCCGAGCGCACGCGCGCGACGCTCGACTCCGTGCGCATGCTCTCCTCCGGACCGCTGTGCGCGCAGGTCCTCCTCGGGTGGGACCTGTTGGGGGTGAGGTGGCGTCAGGTCGTGACGACCTGGGCGCACAACGGCACGGTCGACGTGGACATCGACGTCGAGTGGCCGGCGCTCGAGGACTGGCAGGTCAGGCTTCCGATGCTCGGCGGCAGCCCACGCTCCGCCGTGCGCTACGGGACGCCGTTCCACGGTTCCGACTGGGACGCTGTTCCGGACGGGTCACGCCCCTTCCAGCGCGACGAGATCTCGCCCGAGGACCGCGCGTCCTACCGCGAGGTCCAGCACTGGGTGGCAGGAACCTTGCGTCCCGCCTCCGGACCGCTCACCGTCGCCGTGCTGACGGAGCACCCGGCGTTCCGCAGCCACGACGGCGAGACGTCCGCCGTCCTGCTGCGGACGCCGGCGTCGTGCGGCGACCGCCGCCTGCACTGGACGAATCCCGGTCGCACCACGTGGCAGTTCCAGTTCCAGCTCGTCCCGGGAGACGACCCCCTGGTGCCGGCGCGCCTGGCCGACGAGCGATGGCGCGCACCGCGCGTCGTCCTCGGCGCGGCCCAGCCGATCAGCGTCCTGGGCAACGCCGGCGACGACGTCCGGGTGTCGGCCCTGTTCCTGGACGAGGAAGGGGCGGCCTGCGTGCGGCTGGTCAACCAGAGCGAGACGGACGCCGCCGTCGTCCTCACCGGGACGCTCGCACGCGACGACGTCGCCCTCGTCGACCTGCAGGGCGTGGTCGTGGGCAACGCCCCGTCGGCCGGCGGCCGTGTGAACCTCACCCTGCCGCCGTGGCGGGTCCAGACCGTCCGCCTCGCCCGACCCGCCTGA
- a CDS encoding RraA family protein, giving the protein MTDPRPDVDLTAVRTHLTSALLSDALDAQGLRHQCLGTGLALLDPTRVLAGYAFPVTIQRVYDVPAEPFRGLVAALDAIGRDEVFVTATHRAADIAVWGELLSTVCLARGAAGAITDGLVRDTRAVRELGFPVVSAGTIPYDSMGRHEIVAHGVPCVVDGVRIERGDLIVADSDGVVVVPQAVAAGTVRAALDKRRGENAFRRAVAEGMSATEAFATFGVL; this is encoded by the coding sequence ATGACCGACCCCCGACCGGACGTCGACCTGACAGCAGTCCGCACCCACCTCACGTCCGCGTTGCTGTCCGACGCCCTCGACGCGCAGGGGCTACGCCATCAGTGCCTGGGCACCGGCCTCGCGCTGCTCGACCCGACCCGCGTGCTCGCCGGGTACGCGTTCCCGGTCACGATCCAGCGCGTCTACGACGTGCCGGCCGAGCCGTTCCGCGGCCTCGTCGCAGCCCTGGACGCGATCGGGAGGGACGAGGTCTTCGTGACCGCCACACATCGGGCCGCGGACATCGCGGTCTGGGGTGAGCTGCTGTCGACCGTCTGCCTCGCCCGCGGCGCTGCCGGCGCCATCACGGACGGGCTGGTGCGCGACACCCGGGCGGTCCGCGAGCTCGGGTTCCCCGTGGTCTCCGCGGGGACGATCCCGTACGACAGCATGGGACGGCACGAGATCGTCGCGCACGGCGTGCCGTGCGTCGTGGACGGCGTGCGCATCGAGCGCGGCGACCTCATCGTCGCCGACTCCGACGGCGTCGTCGTCGTCCCGCAGGCCGTCGCAGCTGGGACGGTCCGAGCCGCTCTCGACAAGCGGCGAGGCGAGAACGCGTTCCGTCGGGCCGTCGCCGAGGGCATGTCGGCCACCGAGGCGTTCGCCACGTTCGGTGTGCTGTGA
- a CDS encoding aldose 1-epimerase family protein yields the protein MSIDELLRFTAHDDQLADVATFRRDDGTGSGSRVMHVAPAGGIHARLLLDRGMDLGRAWFAGQPISWTAAPGPRSRGYADDDQGWHLGWEGGLVTTCGLQNVGSPADGHGQHGRFTENPAERVTVSGGAGDGRLVVTGVVHENNGIGRLLRVDRTWTFHLGSGLVELEDVTRNESPRAVQAPVLYHVNVGYPFLGPASEVATRGDGDAVVSTMGEPEDAADDVVELDVDADDEGWAAATVTSPRLGMSATIRWLSATLPRVHRWRRRAPGAYVMAIEPANCGVGGAAHDRAQGCAPILEPGTDRTTRLSIQLEQT from the coding sequence GTGAGCATCGACGAGCTGCTCCGGTTCACGGCGCACGACGACCAGCTGGCCGATGTCGCCACCTTCCGTCGCGACGACGGGACCGGCTCGGGCAGCCGTGTGATGCACGTCGCGCCGGCGGGCGGCATCCATGCTCGCCTGCTGCTCGACCGCGGCATGGACCTCGGCCGGGCGTGGTTCGCAGGTCAACCCATCTCCTGGACCGCAGCGCCAGGTCCCCGTTCCCGGGGCTACGCGGACGACGATCAGGGCTGGCACCTCGGGTGGGAGGGCGGTCTCGTCACGACGTGCGGGCTGCAGAACGTGGGCAGCCCGGCCGACGGCCACGGTCAGCACGGGCGCTTCACGGAGAACCCCGCGGAGCGGGTCACGGTCTCGGGAGGTGCCGGCGACGGCCGCCTCGTCGTCACGGGTGTCGTCCACGAGAACAACGGCATCGGACGCCTGCTGCGAGTCGACAGGACGTGGACGTTCCACCTGGGGTCAGGTCTCGTGGAGCTCGAGGATGTCACGCGCAACGAATCGCCCCGAGCGGTCCAGGCGCCTGTGCTGTACCACGTCAACGTCGGGTACCCCTTCCTCGGACCCGCCTCCGAGGTGGCCACACGTGGGGACGGCGACGCCGTCGTGTCGACGATGGGCGAGCCGGAGGACGCGGCCGACGACGTGGTCGAGCTCGACGTGGACGCCGACGACGAGGGGTGGGCCGCGGCGACTGTGACGTCTCCCCGGCTGGGGATGTCCGCGACGATCCGTTGGCTGTCGGCGACGCTCCCGCGCGTGCACCGGTGGCGACGGCGCGCGCCAGGGGCGTACGTCATGGCGATCGAGCCGGCGAACTGCGGCGTGGGCGGGGCGGCGCACGACCGCGCGCAGGGCTGCGCCCCGATCCTCGAACCCGGGACGGATCGCACCACCCGACTCTCGATCCAGCTGGAGCAGACATGA
- a CDS encoding SDR family NAD(P)-dependent oxidoreductase produces the protein MTDHTELAGRRVLVTGATHGIGRSIARAFAAAGATVVLHGRDADAGNRLALELSGSFVAADLEDPGAPARIVDAATEGGQLDVVVNNAGFEVEAAVDALVPEILTRLLRVNVQAPVEIIRLALPHLERSDGAAIVNVTSIHESVPVEANGGYAAAKAALAAFTRTAAIELGPRGVRINNLAPGAVRTSMNDHLIHQVGEERFARWIPLGRVGDVDDVAQAALFLAGPASRYVTGTTLTVDGGYSQHLVRYAPDPGTA, from the coding sequence ATGACGGACCACACCGAGCTCGCCGGCCGCCGCGTCCTGGTGACCGGTGCCACCCACGGCATCGGCAGGAGCATCGCGCGAGCCTTCGCCGCCGCGGGTGCCACCGTCGTGCTGCACGGGCGCGACGCCGACGCCGGGAACCGGCTCGCTCTCGAGCTCTCCGGCAGCTTCGTCGCTGCCGACCTCGAAGACCCTGGCGCGCCCGCCCGCATCGTCGATGCGGCGACCGAAGGCGGCCAGCTCGACGTTGTCGTGAACAACGCGGGTTTCGAGGTCGAGGCCGCCGTCGACGCGCTCGTGCCCGAGATCCTGACGCGACTGCTTCGCGTCAACGTCCAGGCGCCTGTCGAGATCATCAGGCTCGCGCTCCCGCACCTCGAGCGGTCGGACGGCGCGGCGATCGTCAACGTGACCTCGATCCACGAGTCCGTGCCGGTCGAGGCCAACGGCGGCTATGCCGCCGCGAAGGCCGCGCTCGCCGCGTTCACCCGTACCGCAGCGATCGAGCTCGGCCCCCGCGGGGTCCGCATCAACAACCTCGCCCCGGGCGCTGTCCGCACCTCGATGAACGACCACCTCATCCACCAGGTGGGCGAGGAGCGGTTCGCTCGCTGGATCCCGCTGGGACGCGTGGGTGACGTTGACGACGTCGCCCAGGCCGCACTGTTCCTCGCCGGCCCGGCCAGCCGGTACGTCACCGGCACGACCCTGACCGTCGATGGCGGCTACTCCCAGCACCTCGTGCGATACGCACCCGATCCCGGTACCGCGTGA
- a CDS encoding mannonate dehydratase, with product MFQLSEFLSPRPEPWWPLLRQVGVEHVVAVMRGAEQEQRMYAAVGGAAGTTSWAVGEEPWTEASLRADMELFATHGFTVAAIEDTAPMDAVRLGLPGRDEQIEHILTQVRAMGRLGIPVLCYNWMAFSSWARTRSAVPTRGGALVTGFRLSDTADLPPLTDPAGVTPDVLWDALAYFLDAVLPDAEEAGVRLALHPDDPPLPALRGVPRIISSLDAYRRLLRTSSSPSNAITFCQGNFALMTDDVPAAIRELGGSDAIAFVHFRDLRGRADDFVEAFHDDGQTDMGACLRAYRDVGFSGPLRPDHVPTLEGESNDRPGYGVLGRLFATGYIRGLQHAIYGRPGASPLAGTSTG from the coding sequence ATGTTCCAGCTGAGTGAGTTCCTGTCCCCGCGGCCCGAACCGTGGTGGCCGCTCCTGCGCCAGGTCGGCGTCGAGCACGTCGTGGCCGTGATGCGCGGCGCCGAACAGGAACAGCGGATGTATGCGGCGGTCGGCGGCGCAGCCGGTACGACCTCCTGGGCCGTCGGTGAGGAACCGTGGACCGAGGCGTCGCTCCGAGCGGACATGGAGCTGTTCGCGACCCATGGCTTCACCGTGGCCGCGATCGAGGACACGGCACCGATGGACGCCGTCCGCCTGGGACTGCCCGGCAGGGACGAGCAGATCGAGCACATTCTCACCCAGGTCCGCGCCATGGGTCGCCTGGGGATCCCGGTGCTCTGCTACAACTGGATGGCCTTCTCCAGCTGGGCTCGGACCCGGAGCGCCGTCCCCACACGGGGCGGAGCCCTCGTGACCGGCTTTCGACTCAGCGACACGGCGGACCTTCCGCCGCTCACTGATCCCGCCGGGGTGACGCCCGACGTGCTCTGGGACGCGCTCGCCTACTTCCTGGACGCCGTGCTCCCCGACGCCGAAGAGGCAGGCGTGCGCCTGGCGCTCCATCCCGACGACCCGCCGCTCCCGGCGTTGCGGGGGGTACCCCGAATCATCAGCTCGCTCGACGCCTACCGAAGGCTCCTGCGGACGAGCTCCTCCCCGAGCAACGCCATCACGTTCTGCCAGGGCAACTTCGCGCTCATGACCGACGACGTCCCAGCCGCCATCCGCGAGCTCGGCGGAAGCGACGCGATCGCGTTCGTGCACTTCCGCGACCTACGCGGACGGGCTGACGACTTCGTCGAGGCGTTCCACGACGACGGGCAGACCGATATGGGCGCGTGCCTCCGCGCGTACCGGGACGTCGGGTTCTCGGGCCCCCTGCGGCCGGACCACGTGCCGACGCTCGAGGGCGAGTCGAACGACCGTCCCGGCTACGGCGTCCTGGGCCGTCTCTTCGCCACCGGATACATCCGGGGGCTCCAGCACGCGATCTACGGTCGTCCGGGTGCGAGCCCGCTGGCCGGGACCTCAACTGGTTGA